A portion of the Sabethes cyaneus chromosome 3, idSabCyanKW18_F2, whole genome shotgun sequence genome contains these proteins:
- the LOC128740561 gene encoding uncharacterized protein LOC128740561: protein MSLNDDLRTLLKRERTIYKRVTVVEAFIKNYHESNQCEVEVRLQVLEDAYKDFFPLRESIELMLDESDGPSSIEGSSKVSIEEAKKIRDDRNTQQLAEFENKYCAVKSQLLKLRPIPEPHQATCTNHVQAEQTASFTKIKLPEIRLPSFSGKTREWIVFRDTFLSLIQQNPNLNSMDKFTYLKSSLTGEALQEINSIELSAANYEVAWKALQGRYENKKLIVKSHLDAIFSLEPLRKETCDGLHHLVSEFEKNLQMLDKLGEKTANWSTLLAYMMCSKLDATTQRHWEVKHNSKEVPMYQDLIIFLRNQCSVLQSVIPQKTSAAETRQFKSSVCHSVVKVANKCPFCGEPRHSPFQCTKFQRMKVSERNEAVMKARLCRNCLYPGHYAGSCEKGVCHHCRQKHHSMLHAAPVRSSVPPSQTKPPTANPTTRQAQPKPQHSNQQAHTHSDTALANTTNSHNTDSQASTSYSHATDSRTSQTYVALPETSRPHQILLSTAIVKVKDRFGNTLLARALLDSCSQHCLMTKEFSRKLKFRVTPTYLSVQGIGSSQCVSTKLVAAEVAPRSRKFSSFEEHMQFFVLPKLTVSLPTSSFNVSEWNLPDSTFLADPGFNASGPIDIIIGAEYYLDLLTEGKMQVVSGRAASGSTNIPRSIVNVCSTADIQEQLTKFWELETCHSATTNSVEESACEEMFEKTTVRDEMGRFVVTLPKKDHLIGRLGDSKTTALKRFGGMERRLTANSELRKQYSAFIHEYEDLGHMREVVDEEPSNQVNYYLPHHAVLKPESTTTKLRVVFDASCRTSTGVSLNNALLVGPVVQDDLLNIILRFRLHRYAIVADIAKMYRMIRMQPADQRLQRIVWRDSEDQPVRTYELCTVTYRTAAAPYLATRCLQKLAEEGAETHPEGAKVLKNDFYVDDMLSGADDVEKGKRFVAEMISLMESAGMSLRKWNSNCEEILSTVPEALRDERSVLELDSSNSTVKTLGLAWEPHTDCFKFSTPKWNETAAITKRTVVSDVSRLFDPLGLVGPVVVQAKIYIQELWKLECNWDDPLSSEFQEQWQEYRRNMRGLDGLSIPRWIGFGTTIQSQQIHGFCDASEKAYGACIYLRIVLVDGTVSVQLFTAKSRVAPLENLKKKKKRQTIPRLELSSALLLAHLYEKVVSSTNINAQAHFWTDSMIVKCWLASPPSRWKEFVANRVSEIQHITKEGTWNHVAGVENPADIISRGMSPAQLQYQSVWWYGPNWLSLDEDHWPQPQQNSEEFDPSTLEEKGVVVAVAQSTEPWYIFYLFSSFSALVKATAAALRFGFNSQPANNSVRKVGPITVKEFDDALRVLVRMAQKESFLQEYIDLTNGRQVRKSSRIASLNPQLVDGILCVGGRLQNATISSSRKHPYILDHRHPITKLVVTEYHQKLFHAGQQVLISSVREKYWPTSVRTLARKVIHDCVRCFRARPKIQEQLMADLPSERVTKCIPFQRVGIDYCGPFQVTYPQRQFRPVKCFVAIYVCLVTKAVYIDLAADLTTRAFLDSLTRFTSRHGKPSIIMCDNAKNFVGAKRQLDDMLRLFHNQNFQNSVIKQAADDKIDFCFIPARSPNFGGLWESAVKSFKTLLKRTIGLRSLVYDEFHTIVAQIEAILNSRPLTPLSNDPDDFEALTPGHFVAQRPLVAIPEPDLHDVPENRLSAWQRMQKDVQLMWKRWSTQYLSDLHNRTKWTRKRDNVKIGTMVLLKEENLPPLKWLLGRITDIHPGSDGNVRVVTVRTKDGSYRRAISKICVLPISDNL from the exons ATGAGTTTGAATGACGATTTACGAACACTGCTGAAGCGTGAGCGTACGATTTATAAAAGGGTAACTGtggtggaagctttcattaaaaATTACCATGAGAGTAATCAGTGCGAAGTTGAAGTGCGATTGCAGGTGCTCGAGGATGCTTATAAGGACTTTTTCCCACTTCGTGAATCGATAGAGCTGATGTTGGATGAGAGTGATGGACCCAGTAGTATTGAAGGTAGCTCGAAGGTATCCATAGAAGAGGCGAAGAAAATCCGTGACGATAGAAACACACAGCAGCTTGccgaatttgaaaataaatactgTGCTGTGAAATCCCAGCTTTTGAAGTTACGTCCTATACCTGAACCCCATCAAGCCACATGTACGAATCATGTCCAAGCTGAACAAACGGCATCGTTCACCAAGATCAAGCTCCCCGAAATCCGTTTACCTTCGTTCAGCGGAAAAACTCGCGAATGGATAGTTTTCCGTGATACCTTTCTGAGCTTGATTCAACAAAATCCAAACTTAAACTCGATGGACAAGTTCACTTATCTCAAGTCGTCGCTTACAGGAGAGGCACTTCAGGAAATAAATTCTATCGAACTCTCAGCTGCTAATTACGAAGTAGCCTGGAAGGCTCTTCAGGGACGgtacgaaaataaaaaactcaTCGTGAAGTCACACTTAGACGCAATCTTCTCGCTAGAACCCCTCAGGAAGGAGACATGCGACGGATTACATCATTTAGTGAGTGAGTTCGAGAAAAACTTGCAAATGTTGGACAAGCTGGGAGAAAAGACTGCCAACTGGAGTACTCTTCTAGCTTATATGATGTGCTCTAAGCTAGATGCAACCACACAACGTCATTGGGAAGTTAAACACAACAGCAAAGAAGTTCCAATGTACCAGGATTTGATTATCTTTCTTCGGAATCAGTGTTCAGTTCTCCAGTCCGTGATTCCGCAGAAAACGTCCGCGGCTGAAACCCGACAGTTTAAATCATCAGTTTGCCACTCCGTTGTCAAGGTTGCTAACAAATGCCCGTTCTGTGGAGAACCGCGGCATTCACCGTTTCAGTGTACGAAATTTCAGAGGATGAAGGTATCGGAGCGAAACGAGGCTGTGATGAAAGCGAGGCTGTGCAGAAACTGCCTCTACCCTGGTCATTACGCTGGGTCTTGCGAGAAAGGAGTCTGTCACCACTGCCGGCAAAAACACCATTCGATGCTGCATGCTGCGCCGGTAAGGTCCTCCGTTCCACCCTCGCAAACGAAACCTCCTACTGCAAACCCAACTACACGACAAGCACAGCCCAAGCCGCAGCACTCAAACCAACAAGCACACACTCATTCAGACACTGCACTTGCAAACACAACCAACTCACACAATACAGACTCACAAGCCAGTACCAGTTATAGTCATGCTACCGATAGTCGTACCAGTCAGACTTATGTTGCACTTCCTGAAACGTCTAGACCACATCAAATTCTGTTATCGACGGCCATCGTTAAGGTCAAAGACCGCTTCGGAAACACTTTACTGGCAAGAGCATTGCTGGATTCCTGCTCTCAGCACTGCCTTATGACTAAGGAGTTCTCGAGAAAACTTAAGTTCCGAGTTACTCCTACTTACCTCTCCGTTCAGGGAATCGGATCCTCCCAGTGTGTGTCCACAAAGCTTGTGGCCGCAGAAGTAGCTCCGAGGTCCCGCAAATTCTCTTCTTTCGAAGAACACATGCAGTTTTTCGTCCTTCCGAAGCTTACGGTATCGCTGCCTACCTCGAGTTTCAATGTTTCGGAATGGAACCTGCCCGATTCAACGTTTTTGGCGGACCCAGGATTCAACGCATCCGGGCCGATAGACATTATCATAGGGGCAGAGTACTATCTGGATCTACTTACGGAAGGAAAAATGCAG GTCGTTTCCGGGCGTGCTGCAAGCGGCTCTACAAACATTCCCCGGTCCATCGTCAACGTGTGCTCTAcagcagatattcaagagcagcTCACCAAGTTCTGGGAGCTCGAAACCTGCCACTCAGCTACCACGAATTCCGTCGAAGAGTCAGCCTGCGAGGAGATGTTCGAGAAAACAACAGTACGAGACGAAATGGGAAGATTCGTCGTCACACTACCAAAAAAGGACCATCTGATTGGTAGATTGGGTGATTCCAAAACCACAGCACTGAAACGGTTCGGCGGAATGGAAAGGCGGCTTACAGCAAATTCTGAGTTAAGGAAGCAGTATTCCGCATTCATTCACGAGTATGAAGATCTTGGTCACATGCGTGAAGTCGTGGATGAAGAACCTAGTAATCAAGTGAACTATTACCTGCCTCATCACGCCGTGCTGAAACCCGAAAGCACTACGACGAAGCTTAGGGTGGTCTTCGACGCCTCTTGTCGCACATCCACAGGAGTTTCATTGAACAATGCGCTTTTAGTCGGACCAGTCGTCCAAGACGATTTGCTcaacatcatacttcgatttcGTCTCCATCGTTACGCGATTGTCGCTGACATCGCCAAAATGTATCGTATGATACGCATGCAGCCTGCAGACCAGCGATTGCAGAGGATCGTATGGAGGGATTCTGAGGATCAACCCGTTCGCACGTACGAGTTATGCACCGTTACGTACAGAACCGCTGCTGCACCGTACCTTGCCACAAGATGCTTGCAGAAATTAGCAGAAGAAGGAGCCGAAACTCATCCAGAAGGCGCGAaagtgttgaaaaatgacttttaTGTCGACGACATGCTGTCAGGTGCCGACGATGTCGAGAAAGGCAAGCGGTTTGTAGCAGAGATGATCAGTTTAATGGAGTCAGCTGGCATGTCGTTAAGAAAATGGAACTCGAACTGCGAGGAGATACTATCAACTGTTCCTGAAGCTCTTCGAGATGAACGTTCCGTGCTAGAGCTCGATTCATCCAATTCTACAGTTAAGACGCTCGGTTTGGCTTGGGAGCCACATACCGATTGTTTCAAATTCAGCACTCCGAAGTGGAACGAGACAGCAGCTATTACAAAACGTACCGTCGTTTCAGACGTCTCCCGGTTATTTGATCCGTTGGGCCTTGTCGGACCTGTGGTCGTGCAGGCAAAAATTTACATTCAAGAACTCTGGAAGCTGGAGTGTAACTGGGACGACCCACTCAGCAGCGAATTTCAAGAGCAGTGGCAGGAATACAGAAGAAATATGAGAGGTCTCGATGGATTATCGATACCACGGTGGATCGGATTCGGCACAACGATCCAGTCTCAGCAGATCCACGGATTTTGCGACGCATCCGAGAAGGCCTATGGGGCCTGTATCTATCTCCGAATTGTTTTAGTCGATGGAACCGTATCAGTTCAGTTGTTCACTGCAAAATCTCGGGTCGCTCCGCTCGAGAAcctaaagaagaagaaaaagcggCAGACTATCCCACGACTGGAATTATCATCAGCGCTGCTGCTTGCTCACCTGTACGAGAAGGTTGTGAGTAGCACTAATATTAATGCACAGGCACATTTCTGGACGGATTCGATGATTGTTAAGTGCTGGCTAGCCTCACCGCCGTCCAGATGGAAGGAGTTCGTCGCAAACCGAGTCTCCGAAATACAGCACATCACGAAGGAAGGGACTTGGAATCACGTTGCAGGCGTTGAAAACCCTGCCGATATTATATCAAGAGGGATGTCTCCAGCTCAACTGCAGTACCAGTCCGTTTGGTGGTACGGACCCAACTGGTTATCGTTGGACGAAGATCATTGGCCACAACCTCAGCAAAATTCCGAAGAATTTGATCCGTCCACCCTAGAGGAGAAAGGCGTCGTGGTTGCGGTAGCACAAAGCACCGAACCGTGGTATATATTCTATCTGTTCTCATCATTCTCTGCGTTAGTTAAGGCGACAGCAGCCGCTCTTCGTTTTGGCTTCAATTCCCAACCAGCAAACAATAGCGTGCGGAAGGTTGGACCTATTACTGTAAAGGAGTTCGACGATGCACTCCGCGTATTGGTGAGAATGGCACAGAAAGAATCCTTCCTCCAAGAATACATTGACCTCACCAACGGTCGTCAGGTTCGAAAGTCGTCCAGAATAGCATCTCTGAATCCTCAACTTGTAGATGGAATACTCTGCGTTGGCGGCCGGCTACAAAACGCAACCATATCTTCCAGTCGAAAGCATCCGTACATTCTCGATCATCGTCACCCTATCACGAAGCTCGTAGTCACCGAGTATCATCAGAAGCTGTTTCACGCAGGCCAGCAGGTCCTAATCTCATCCGTTCGAGAGAAGTATTGGCCTACCAGCGTTCGCACCCTAGCTAGAAAGGTAATCCACGATTGCGTACGCTGCTTCCGTGCAAGGCCGAAGATCCAAGAACAGTTAATGGCTGATCTTCCCTCGGAAAGGGTCACAAAGTGTATACCATTCCAACGTGTTGGAATCGACTATTGCGGGCCGTTCCAGGTCACCTACCCACAGCGTCAGTTCCGTCCAGTGAAATGCTTCGTCGCTATCTACGTTTGTCTGGTCACGAAAGCAGTCTACATAGATCTAGCAGCTGACCTCACCACCCGTGCATTTCTTGATTCTCTTACACGCTTCACTTCTCGTCACGGCAAACCCAGTATTATCATGTGTGACAACGCTAAAAACTTCGTTGGAGCAAAGCGGCAACTCGACGATATGCTCAGATTGTTCCACAACCAGAACTTCCAGAACAGCGTCATCAAGCAAGCAGCAGATGACAAGATTGACTTTTGTTTCATACCCGCACGCTCGCCGAACTTCGGGGGTCTGTGGGAAAGCGCGGTGAAGTCCTTCAAGACACTCCTCAAGAGGACCATCGGCTTACGCAGTCTTGTTTACGACGAATTTCATACAATTGTGGCGCAAATCGAAGCAATCCTAAATTCGCGTCCACTGACACCGCTCAGTAATGATCCGGACGACTTTGAGGCGCTGACACCAGGGCATTTTGTAGCACAGCGTCCTCTCGTCGCAATTCCGGAGCCCGATCTTCACGACGTGCCAGAAAATAGATTATCAGCATGGCAAAGAATGCAGAAAGACGTGCAGTTAATGTGGAAAAGGTGGTCGACACAATATCTCTCCGATCTGCACAACCGAACCAAGTGGACCAGGAAGCGGGATAATGTCAAGATTGGAACGATGGTGCTTCTGAAAGAGGAAAATCTTCCGCCACTCAAGTGGCTCCTGGGTCGAATTACAGATATTCACCCTGGAAGTGACGGCAACGTACGTGTAGTGACCGTGCGAACCAAAGATGGCAGCTACAGACGAGCAATCAGTAAAATCTGTGTACTGCCCATCTCCGACAACCTCTAA